In one window of Camelina sativa cultivar DH55 chromosome 15, Cs, whole genome shotgun sequence DNA:
- the LOC104746200 gene encoding uncharacterized protein LOC104746200: MEITDEWGRKTCISSPVGPYFSNPSDSELLFSSPSLSPPILSTVPHLTPARFLSVSGVPPSDSSAIVGASFNIFNPHDDTARVLSYNRLQFLPFPSKNSVLVFFPTGTNLDRIGFLLLSIGDSGGLQVMGSNEGDVFVATERLFSRILKILVQPVSVFGSDKSSSSDELGYVLVYSLYSIHWFSVKYDESQGKPVLRNLGCKQFKRCMIVSASWSPHLTGECLVLLENGEVFLFDLNQSHCRLRGSKLKVSWEGHEVNRRNWLGCDFGWTFGVYLVARSDAVFAITRSSEDCSVRCLLEVESLNIAGTEEFVGFAKAGSDSIRFVVASQSYVFLCDPRAGAPLLKWQHDVERPCFIDVYRLSELGIRTFESTTSCVIIGSFWNAQSQMFCYGPSPSVVNDPFSLYVWELPHNLLLPAGKCLCGDCVFREVMMKESLLEWIDWQKKSVIFLGFGVLNKYLPLESLDQSSGFTLIRLTSSGKLEAVKFCASPLDSLELVAHKDSACKPDEVNLLYLPDEDEYKLPRRFKYLDLKYLSAHTKGKLAGFIDSKMKTKSSGLQKNKSFSLSCHEELCKKLKICGFGRDRSSSSVTAVFENINSPTSVFDIALRETWSNLPIEILLLAFSNYSEFEDVLVDKKKPSLEFLAVPELPQLPPFLLRKPSRRSSKWSKKEQPSVELVGPVLPLPVLTTLHEFRNGCLNSEQEFSPEAEFSNRCNQISKVTRELANSGQEDETTISLGDDRDDDMWLNSDSQKEKKAFISYCPITKTTDSDRKQQELTTFVSRVRRCKEADIDDGGTTGLELFDDLSPVEICFENRKVNFDTKALLTSKTLLSQWQQRSSSYQEFLSQYHLQK; the protein is encoded by the coding sequence ATGGAGATTACAGATGAATGGGGACGCAAAACCTGCATCTCCTCTCCCGTTGGTCCTTACTTCTCGAACCCATCAGATTCGGAgctactcttctcttctccctctctctctcctccgaTTCTCTCTACTGTCCCTCACTTAACTCCCGCGCGTTTTCTCTCCGTCTCCGGCGTCCCTCCGTCGGATTCTTCCGCAATCGTCGGCGCCTCTTTCAATATTTTCAATCCGCACGATGATACAGCTAGGGTTCTCTCCTACAATCGTCTCCAGTTTCTACCTTTCCCCAGTAAAAATTCAGTCTTGGTGTTTTTCCCCACGGGGACTAACCTTGATCGGATTGGGTTCTTGCTGCTTTCTATTGGAGATTCCGGTGGGTTACAAGTCATGGGTTCGAACGAAGGTGACGTCTTTGTGGCAACAGAGAGATTATTTTCTCggattttgaagattttggtGCAACCGGTTAGTGTTTTTGGATCGGATAAGAGTTCTTCTTCTGACGAATTGGGATACGTTTTGGTTTATTCGTTGTATTCGATTCATTGGTTCAGTGTCAAGTATGATGAATCTCAAGGGAAGCCGGTTTTGAGAAACCTTGGTTGTAAGCAGTTTAAGAGGTGTATGATTGTGAGCGCTTCTTGGAGTCCTCATCTTACTGGAGAGTGTTTAGTCTTGTTAGAGAACGGTGAggtctttttgtttgatttgaatcAGAGTCATTGTAGACTTAGAGGTTCCAAACTGAAAGTTTCTTGGGAAGGTCATGAGGTCAATAGGAGGAATTGGTTAGGATGTGATTTTGGTTGGACTTTTGGGGTTTATCTTGTTGCTCGGTCTGATGCGGTCTTTGCTATTACCAGAAGCTCTGAGGATTGCAGTGTGAGATGTTTATTGGAAGTTGAGAGTCTTAATATAGCTGGAACTGAAGAGTTTGTTGGCTTTGCAAAGGCGGGTAGTGACAGTATTCGGTTTGTTGTTGCTTCTCAGAGCTATGTATTTCTCTGTGATCCGAGAGCAGGAGCGCCTTTGTTGAAGTGGCAGCATGATGTTGAGAGGCCTTGCTTTATCGATGTTTATAGATTGTCTGAACTTGGAATTAGGACTTTTGAATCAACTACTTCTTGCGTTATAATTGGCTCGTTTTGGAATGCGCAATCTCAAATGTTCTGTTATGGACCTTCCCCATCTGTTGTGAATGATCCTTTTTCCTTGTATGTATGGGAGCTTCCACACAATCTACTCTTACCTGCCGGAAAGTGTCTATGCGGAGATTGTGTCTTTAGGGAAGTGATGATGAAGGAGTCTCTTCTCGAGTGGATCGATTGGCAGAAAAAGAGTGTTATTTTTCTCGGTTTTGGCGTTCTAAACAAGTACCTTCCACTTGAATCATTAGATCAATCATCCGGGTTTACTTTGATTCGGTTAACATCCTCGGGGAAGCTTGAAGCAGTCAAGTTCTGTGCTTCTCCTTTAGATAGTTTAGAATTAGTAGCTCACAAAGATTCAGCCTGCAAACCTGACGAGGTGAACTTACTGTACCTCCCTGATGAAGATGAATACAAACTCCCGAGACGATTTAAATATCTCGACCTCAAGTATCTCTCTGCTCACACAAAAGGGAAGCTCGCCGGGTTTATTGATTCAAAGATGAAGACCAAATCATCAGGTTTGCAGAAGAATAAATCTTTTAGCTTAAGCTGCCATGAGGAGTTATGTAAGAAGTTGAAGATTTGCGGATTTGGTAGAGATAGATCTTCCTCTAGCGTAACCGCAGTCTTTGAGAATATCAATTCACCGACAAGCGTTTTCGACATTGCGTTGAGAGAAACCTGGTCAAACTTACCTATAGAAATTTTGTTGCTTGCATTCTCGAACTACTCTGAGTTTGAAGATGTTTTGGTAGACAAGAAGAAACCGTCTCTCGAGTTCTTAGCTGTTCCAGAACTCCCTCAGCTACCGCCTTTCTTGTTAAGGAAACCTTCACGCCGGAGTAGTAAATGGTCAAAGAAGGAGCAGCCCAGTGTTGAGCTCGTTGGTCCTGTTCTTCCACTTCCAGTTCTCACAACACTACATGAGTTCCGCAACGGATGTCTCAATTCAGAACAAGAGTTCTCGCCTGAAGCTGAGTTCTCTAACCGATGCAATCAAATATCCAAAGTAACCCGCGAGCTCGCAAACTCAGGTCAAGAAGATGAGACGACCATATCACTTGGCGATGACCGAGACGATGACATGTGGCTCAACAGTGATTcacagaaggagaagaaggcgTTCATTTCTTATTGTCCGATCACAAAGACAACTGATTCAGACAGAAAACAGCAAGAACTCACTACGTTTGTCTCCAGAGTGCGTCGTTGTAAAGAAGCTGACATTGATGATGGAGGAACAACAGGGCTTGAACTGTTCGATGACTTGTCTCCAGTCGAGATTTGCTTCGAAAATCGGAAAGTGAATTTCGATACGAAAGCTTTGCTTACGTCCAAGACGCTTCTCTCTCAATGGCAACAACGATCATCTTCATATCAAGAGTTTCTTTCTCAGTACCATCTCCAAAAATGA